The proteins below are encoded in one region of Patescibacteria group bacterium:
- the rpsL gene encoding 30S ribosomal protein S12, with protein MPTINQLIKKGRKSKAKKVRATALRKFFNAKDRQMENIESPFKRGVCTVVKTMTPKKPNSALRKVARVRLSNKQEVTAYIQGVGHTLAEHSIVLVRGGRVKDLPGVKYHIVRGKFDTGGVVGRKQSRSKYGAKAGETGPKSAAAA; from the coding sequence ATGCCAACTATTAATCAGCTTATCAAAAAGGGCCGTAAATCCAAGGCTAAAAAAGTCCGGGCGACAGCCCTGCGGAAATTTTTTAACGCCAAGGACCGGCAGATGGAAAATATTGAATCTCCCTTTAAGCGGGGAGTCTGTACTGTGGTCAAAACGATGACGCCGAAAAAACCAAACTCGGCTTTGCGAAAAGTCGCCCGGGTCCGCTTATCCAATAAGCAGGAAGTAACGGCTTACATCCAGGGTGTCGGCCACACTCTTGCGGAACATTCGATAGTTTTAGTCCGTGGCGGCCGGGTAAAAGATTTGCCTGGTGTGAAATACCACATTGTCCGCGGGAAGTTTGATACCGGCGGAGTAGTGGGAAGAAAACAATCGCGCAGTAAATATGGTGCCAAGGCCGGCGAAACCGGACCCAAATCGGCAGCCGCTGCCTAA
- the fusA gene encoding elongation factor G: MADTTKNRNVSLDKVRNIGIIAHIDAGKTTTTERILYYTGKTYKIGDIDEGSTQMDWMTQERERGITIVSAATTTFWRDYRINIIDTPGHVDFTAEVERSLRVLDGAVTILDAEETVQSQTETVWRQADKYKVPRIIFVNKIDKLGANFFKTVEAVKQRLGVKPAVMVLPIGVENTFKGVYDLLAEEAYVWGGDELGAKFEVKKEIPEGLDKAEVDKYRHQLVEQIAESDEVLLEKYLNGETLSLEELKAGLRKAVISYQLVPMYTGTSLRNKGVQPLLDAIVDYLPSPLERPAITGTNPKTGQEETREQKIDAPFTGLAFKAQLDPHVGKLYYVRVYSGVIKSGSYVYNATKGQQERIGRLLLMHANNREDIEEAYAGEIVAVVGLKDTRTGDTLSDPQHPIVLEGITFPEPVISLAIEPKTKSDQEKMGYALQRVMEEDPTVHVRSDKETGQTIIAGVGELQLEVWVRRMKDEMGVDTNVGAPQVAYKETIKHDANGEGKYIRQTGGRGQYGHALLKVEPKPRGEGWEFVNAIKGGAIPAEFIPPVEKGSKECADNGILAGYPMTDIKVTLYDGSYHDVDSSDVAFQIAGSMALQDACKKADMVLLEPIMKVEVTTPDEFMGDVIGDLSAKRSQILGTSKRGNATIILAMVPLAELSGYATKLRSITQGRASYYMEASHYEEVPRNIQEQLVSKSGTVRQS; encoded by the coding sequence ATGGCTGACACCACCAAAAATCGCAATGTTTCTTTAGACAAGGTCCGTAACATCGGGATCATTGCTCATATTGACGCGGGCAAAACCACCACGACCGAGCGGATTTTGTATTACACCGGCAAAACTTACAAAATCGGAGACATTGATGAAGGCTCGACCCAGATGGACTGGATGACTCAGGAACGGGAACGGGGAATTACCATTGTCTCTGCCGCCACGACCACTTTCTGGCGTGACTACCGCATTAACATTATTGATACTCCGGGTCATGTAGACTTCACGGCGGAAGTGGAACGGTCCTTGCGGGTTCTTGACGGGGCGGTCACGATTCTTGATGCTGAGGAGACCGTGCAATCACAAACGGAAACTGTCTGGCGGCAGGCGGATAAATATAAAGTCCCGCGGATTATTTTTGTGAATAAGATCGACAAACTGGGGGCTAATTTCTTTAAAACCGTCGAGGCGGTAAAACAAAGATTAGGCGTTAAACCGGCGGTAATGGTACTCCCAATCGGGGTAGAGAACACCTTCAAGGGTGTTTACGATTTATTGGCCGAAGAAGCCTATGTTTGGGGCGGCGACGAACTTGGGGCCAAATTTGAGGTCAAAAAAGAGATACCGGAAGGATTGGACAAAGCCGAAGTCGATAAATATCGCCATCAACTGGTCGAACAGATTGCCGAAAGCGATGAGGTTCTTCTGGAAAAATATCTCAACGGCGAAACATTAAGTCTGGAAGAATTAAAAGCGGGACTGCGCAAAGCGGTTATTTCCTACCAACTGGTGCCGATGTACACCGGAACATCTCTTCGCAATAAGGGAGTCCAGCCGCTTTTGGACGCCATTGTTGACTATCTGCCCTCGCCGTTGGAAAGACCGGCCATTACCGGGACCAATCCGAAAACCGGTCAGGAAGAAACTCGGGAACAGAAAATCGACGCGCCGTTTACCGGTCTGGCCTTTAAGGCCCAACTCGATCCGCATGTGGGAAAACTTTATTATGTCCGGGTCTATTCGGGAGTTATCAAATCCGGCTCTTATGTTTATAACGCGACTAAAGGTCAGCAGGAAAGAATTGGCCGCCTGTTGTTGATGCACGCCAATAACCGGGAAGATATCGAGGAAGCTTACGCCGGAGAAATTGTGGCGGTAGTTGGTCTCAAAGATACCCGCACCGGCGACACTCTTTCTGACCCGCAACATCCGATTGTTCTGGAAGGAATTACTTTCCCCGAGCCGGTTATTTCTTTGGCTATTGAACCCAAGACTAAATCCGATCAGGAGAAAATGGGCTATGCCCTACAGCGGGTTATGGAAGAAGACCCGACGGTTCATGTCAGAAGCGATAAAGAAACCGGCCAGACGATTATTGCCGGAGTCGGAGAGTTACAACTGGAAGTTTGGGTCAGAAGAATGAAAGACGAAATGGGTGTCGACACTAATGTTGGGGCACCGCAAGTCGCTTATAAAGAAACTATTAAGCATGATGCCAATGGCGAAGGGAAATATATCCGCCAGACCGGTGGCCGCGGGCAATATGGCCATGCTCTTCTGAAAGTAGAACCGAAACCGCGCGGCGAAGGCTGGGAATTTGTGAACGCCATCAAGGGTGGTGCCATCCCGGCTGAATTCATTCCGCCGGTTGAAAAAGGTTCGAAAGAATGCGCTGATAACGGCATTTTGGCCGGCTATCCGATGACCGATATTAAAGTTACTTTGTACGACGGGTCCTATCATGATGTTGATTCCTCCGATGTCGCATTTCAAATAGCGGGTTCTATGGCTCTTCAGGACGCTTGTAAAAAGGCGGATATGGTTCTTCTGGAACCAATAATGAAGGTCGAAGTGACCACCCCCGACGAATTCATGGGTGATGTTATCGGCGATTTATCCGCTAAAAGGTCCCAGATACTTGGCACTTCTAAACGGGGTAACGCCACGATCATTTTGGCTATGGTCCCGCTGGCCGAACTTTCCGGCTACGCGACCAAACTGCGCTCGATCACCCAGGGCCGGGCTTCCTATTACATGGAAGCTTCCCACTACGAAGAAGTCCCGCGAAACATCCAGGAACAGCTGGTTTCAAAATCAGGAACTGTGAGACAGAGTTAA
- the tuf gene encoding elongation factor Tu: MADAAKFTRSKPHVNIGTIGHVDHGKTTLTSAITTVLAKKGFAKALAYDQIDNAPEEKARGVTINITHVEYETEKRHYAHIDMPGHADYIKNMITGAAQVDGAILVVSAADGPMAQTREHLLLAKQVNVPAIVVFLNKVDMVSDPELLDLVEVEVRELLTKYGFDGDKAPIIRGSALKALEGDAEQEKHIMELMDAVDSYIPTPVRELDKPFLMPVEDVFSIKGRGTVVTGRIERGVVKVNEEMEIVGLKATQKTVVTGVEMFRKQLDEGQAGDNVGLLLRGVEKDQVERGQVIAKPGSVTPHTEFEAQVYILAKEEGGRHTPFFSGYRPQFYIRTTDVTGEVTLEQGVEMVMPGDNAKMKIKLIQPVAMEDGMRFAIREGGKTVGSGVVTKIIA; the protein is encoded by the coding sequence ATGGCAGATGCCGCAAAATTCACTCGTTCCAAGCCCCATGTTAACATTGGGACCATTGGTCATGTCGACCACGGTAAGACCACTTTAACTTCAGCCATTACGACCGTTTTGGCCAAGAAAGGCTTTGCGAAAGCTTTGGCCTACGATCAAATCGATAACGCTCCGGAAGAAAAAGCCCGTGGCGTCACGATTAATATCACCCATGTTGAGTATGAAACCGAGAAACGGCACTATGCCCACATTGATATGCCGGGCCATGCCGATTACATCAAGAACATGATCACCGGCGCGGCTCAGGTTGACGGCGCGATTTTGGTCGTGTCCGCCGCTGATGGTCCGATGGCTCAAACCCGGGAGCACTTGCTGTTGGCCAAGCAGGTTAATGTGCCGGCCATTGTCGTCTTCTTAAACAAAGTCGACATGGTGTCGGATCCGGAACTACTCGATTTGGTTGAGGTCGAAGTTAGGGAGCTGTTAACCAAATATGGTTTTGACGGCGACAAAGCGCCGATCATTCGAGGTTCGGCCCTCAAAGCCTTGGAAGGTGATGCCGAACAGGAAAAACACATCATGGAGCTAATGGATGCGGTCGACAGCTACATTCCCACTCCCGTTCGGGAACTGGATAAACCATTCCTGATGCCGGTGGAGGATGTTTTCTCGATCAAAGGCCGCGGCACGGTCGTGACTGGAAGAATCGAGCGTGGTGTCGTCAAGGTTAACGAAGAAATGGAAATCGTTGGTCTGAAAGCGACTCAAAAGACCGTCGTTACCGGGGTCGAAATGTTTCGCAAACAGTTGGATGAAGGCCAGGCCGGCGATAATGTCGGACTGCTTTTGCGCGGCGTGGAAAAAGACCAGGTGGAGCGCGGTCAGGTGATTGCCAAACCGGGCTCAGTGACGCCGCACACGGAGTTCGAGGCTCAGGTATATATCCTGGCCAAAGAAGAAGGTGGCCGTCACACGCCGTTCTTTTCCGGGTATCGCCCGCAGTTCTACATCCGCACCACGGATGTGACCGGGGAAGTCACCTTGGAGCAGGGTGTGGAAATGGTGATGCCGGGAGATAACGCGAAGATGAAAATCAAGCTCATTCAACCGGTTGCCATGGAGGATGGGATGCGCTTTGCCATTCGCGAAGGCGGCAAGACTGTGGGATCCGGAGTGGTCACAAAAATTATCGCCTAA
- the rpsG gene encoding 30S ribosomal protein S7, whose product MPRSRKITKRETPPDPVYNSKLMTKLINKSMFNGKKSVAAAQIYEAFKKFEEPAKTLETVINTIAPKMEVRPRRVGGASYQVPTEVKGDRKIHLAIKWLLEAARSRSNKEYHTFAEKLSAEMNDVLAGTGNALKKRDQVQKMAEANKVFAHLRW is encoded by the coding sequence ATGCCAAGATCAAGAAAAATTACCAAAAGAGAGACACCACCGGATCCCGTTTATAACAGCAAATTGATGACCAAACTCATCAACAAGTCGATGTTTAACGGGAAAAAGAGTGTGGCTGCCGCCCAAATCTACGAAGCTTTTAAAAAGTTTGAAGAGCCGGCAAAAACCCTGGAAACGGTTATTAATACCATTGCTCCGAAGATGGAAGTCCGGCCTCGCCGGGTGGGAGGTGCCTCGTATCAAGTTCCGACAGAGGTGAAAGGCGACCGCAAAATCCATCTGGCCATCAAATGGTTATTGGAGGCTGCCCGAAGCCGCTCAAATAAGGAATACCATACTTTCGCAGAAAAACTGTCGGCAGAAATGAATGATGTTTTGGCCGGAACCGGCAACGCCTTAAAAAAGCGTGACCAGGTTCAAAAAATGGCTGAAGCCAACAAAGTCTTTGCCCACCTGAGGTGGTAA